From Bacillus basilensis, a single genomic window includes:
- a CDS encoding class I SAM-dependent methyltransferase: protein MCVKKGEASVTSLVSAFSRAYHSEFDSSKIFDDYVAKEFISPKERSDIETNMVQGIHFFNKDIAEQFQDNPTEILKWITQVQLSPTPLARAAYCERVLLHEITLGAKQYVILGAGLDTFSFRHRELEDKIEIFEIDHPSTQRFKKERIKEAEFEIPNNLHFVSMDFTKGFSNEQLRNEAFENKKTFFSLLGVTYYLTKEELSSLIEYLFEMVPVGSSIVFDYPDENLFTEKGLSNRVENMVKMAAVGGEPMKSCFSYAEMEALLEKAGLLIYEHLSPEDINKLYFEGRNDYLEAFETVHYVHAVKK, encoded by the coding sequence ATGTGCGTGAAAAAAGGTGAAGCAAGTGTAACGTCATTAGTATCAGCTTTTAGCAGGGCATATCATAGTGAATTTGATAGTTCTAAAATCTTTGATGATTATGTAGCTAAAGAATTCATTTCGCCAAAAGAACGAAGCGATATTGAAACGAATATGGTTCAAGGAATACATTTTTTCAATAAAGACATTGCAGAGCAGTTTCAAGATAATCCAACAGAAATATTAAAATGGATTACACAAGTTCAATTATCACCAACACCTTTAGCACGTGCGGCATATTGTGAAAGAGTATTACTACATGAAATTACATTGGGAGCAAAACAATACGTCATACTCGGTGCAGGCTTAGACACGTTTAGTTTTAGACACCGAGAGTTAGAGGATAAAATAGAAATATTTGAAATAGATCATCCTTCTACGCAAAGATTTAAGAAGGAGAGAATAAAAGAAGCAGAATTTGAAATTCCAAACAACCTTCATTTTGTTTCAATGGATTTTACGAAAGGATTTTCCAATGAACAGTTACGGAATGAAGCATTTGAAAATAAAAAGACTTTCTTTAGTCTTTTAGGTGTTACGTACTATTTAACGAAAGAGGAACTTTCTAGTTTAATAGAATACTTATTCGAGATGGTTCCGGTAGGGAGTTCTATCGTTTTCGATTATCCTGATGAAAACTTATTTACGGAAAAGGGATTGTCCAATCGAGTTGAAAACATGGTAAAAATGGCTGCGGTAGGTGGAGAACCGATGAAATCATGTTTTTCTTATGCCGAAATGGAAGCACTGTTAGAGAAGGCGGGCTTACTCATTTATGAGCATTTATCGCCAGAAGACATAAATAAATTATATTTTGAAGGACGAAACGATTATTTAGAAGCTTTTGAAACAGTGCATTATGTACATGCGGTGAAGAAGTAG
- a CDS encoding DUF4188 domain-containing protein: MGAKIFNGRHIANSKDQEFVVFIIGMRINNLLKFWKWIPVFNAMGPMIKELYQNPQWGFLHTEFFFSWRKVVLIQYWKGFDELVNYAHGKNHSYAWKSYNNMIKDNGSVGVFHETYQIEKGASEAIYVNMPKIGLSRATDHIPVSQDTNTAQKRMDK; encoded by the coding sequence GTGGGGGCTAAAATTTTTAACGGCAGGCATATAGCCAATAGCAAGGATCAAGAATTTGTTGTTTTTATTATTGGTATGCGTATTAATAACCTATTAAAATTTTGGAAGTGGATACCAGTTTTCAATGCTATGGGACCTATGATTAAAGAATTGTATCAAAACCCACAATGGGGTTTCTTACATACAGAATTTTTCTTTAGTTGGAGAAAGGTGGTCTTAATTCAATACTGGAAGGGATTCGATGAATTAGTAAACTACGCTCACGGAAAAAACCATTCATATGCTTGGAAATCCTACAATAATATGATTAAAGATAATGGAAGTGTCGGTGTTTTTCACGAGACATATCAAATAGAAAAAGGTGCTTCTGAAGCGATCTATGTTAATATGCCAAAAATAGGTTTATCTAGAGCTACCGACCATATACCAGTATCTCAAGATACTAATACTGCTCAAAAAAGAATGGATAAATAA
- a CDS encoding serine hydrolase, with the protein MKNRQKASIICKGILCLIICMLITNEVWFMKVARAESGTLTDRNIENFKKKMDEQVPKWQENYNVPGVAIGIVHEGRIAYTLNYGYVDKKAKKAVSDDTLFQAGSISKNLTAWGILHLVDEGRLTLDDPVGKYLTKWKLPNSEFNNNEVTIRRLLSHTAGLSAHKGYLGVAPGKHLDSIEESLSGKGWLNEPVEVTNKPGSETIYSGGGYTILQLVIEEVTGIPFDRYMEEQIMKPLGMKSSSFLQRPENHNLSKAYGYFGEELPSYQFTEQAAAGLKTNVTDMMTLILASMDANNKGNGVIKSERVEEMQKPVLGENGLGIFEKKLSNQWKLIYHSGDNRGWHSFYGFIPNTKDGLVILTNSEGGIDLRQDIYHAWIEYETGKLPESYFALAEQRKNNAITSIVIGATLGIYLLLFVIRLYKGRRTFILKQEKKSYIGLVVRTFLLVITAVLVFCAAYLWRVFSLNSGNTINFILIMAWIITLLISGFFPKIKSNKKQRMKLRDLTSKFTFM; encoded by the coding sequence ATGAAGAATAGACAAAAAGCGTCGATAATATGCAAAGGTATTTTATGTTTAATTATTTGTATGCTAATTACGAATGAAGTGTGGTTTATGAAAGTAGCGAGGGCAGAATCGGGTACATTGACTGATAGGAATATAGAAAACTTTAAAAAAAAGATGGATGAACAGGTACCAAAATGGCAAGAAAATTATAATGTACCAGGGGTTGCAATAGGGATTGTACATGAGGGGCGTATTGCTTATACACTTAACTACGGTTATGTAGATAAAAAGGCAAAAAAAGCGGTGAGTGATGATACTTTGTTTCAGGCTGGTTCCATTTCTAAAAATCTTACAGCATGGGGAATCTTGCATCTTGTAGATGAAGGGCGTTTAACACTAGATGATCCCGTTGGAAAATATCTGACCAAATGGAAATTACCTAATTCAGAGTTTAATAATAATGAAGTCACAATAAGAAGATTGTTAAGTCATACTGCAGGGCTATCTGCACATAAAGGATACCTCGGGGTTGCACCAGGGAAACATCTTGACTCTATTGAGGAATCTCTGTCTGGAAAAGGATGGCTTAATGAACCAGTGGAGGTTACTAATAAACCAGGTTCAGAAACAATTTACTCTGGTGGCGGATATACAATTTTACAACTTGTAATTGAAGAAGTTACCGGAATACCGTTTGATCGTTATATGGAAGAACAAATTATGAAACCTTTAGGAATGAAATCTAGTTCATTCTTACAACGTCCTGAAAACCATAACCTTTCGAAAGCTTATGGATATTTTGGAGAGGAGCTCCCTAGTTACCAATTTACCGAACAGGCTGCTGCAGGTCTTAAGACAAATGTTACCGATATGATGACATTGATACTTGCAAGTATGGATGCAAATAATAAAGGTAATGGTGTCATCAAAAGTGAACGTGTTGAGGAAATGCAAAAGCCGGTATTAGGGGAGAATGGTTTAGGTATATTTGAAAAAAAACTATCTAATCAATGGAAATTAATTTATCATTCTGGTGACAATCGAGGTTGGCATTCTTTTTATGGTTTCATTCCTAATACAAAGGATGGATTGGTAATTCTTACGAATAGTGAAGGGGGTATAGACTTACGACAGGATATTTACCACGCATGGATTGAATATGAAACTGGAAAATTACCTGAAAGTTACTTCGCTCTAGCTGAGCAGAGAAAAAATAACGCCATTACATCAATTGTTATTGGAGCCACACTTGGTATATACTTGCTGCTGTTTGTGATTAGATTGTACAAAGGTAGAAGAACTTTCATTCTTAAGCAAGAGAAGAAATCTTACATCGGATTAGTAGTTAGGACATTTTTACTTGTTATTACTGCTGTTCTCGTTTTTTGTGCTGCCTATTTGTGGAGAGTTTTCAGTTTGAATTCCGGTAATACAATAAATTTTATTCTAATAATGGCATGGATTATAACTCTATTAATTAGTGGATTTTTCCCGAAAATTAAAAGTAATAAAAAACAACGTATGAAACTAAGAGATTTAACATCAAAATTTACATTTATGTAA
- a CDS encoding AAA family ATPase: MKRFVIITVGKTHRGKTTFAKALEKELPYSFVMDQDNQAEFINTHYEKLQPAKGPNTFKHGLSKFIVDYAKEHTNLHLIISNSNRSKNGRLYLLNELFPQNEYIRILVHFDIPDDILYERVTRSTRSTNIFRGSYSSFKEVLNWQQAESLHEDVVDPVENESDYLFVIRNNKDVHSTIEEIVHLAKDVSPTPK; this comes from the coding sequence ATGAAACGATTCGTCATTATTACAGTAGGAAAAACACACAGGGGTAAAACTACATTTGCAAAAGCTTTAGAAAAAGAGTTACCCTACTCTTTCGTTATGGATCAAGATAACCAAGCTGAATTTATTAACACGCATTACGAAAAATTACAGCCGGCTAAAGGTCCTAATACATTTAAGCACGGCCTTTCAAAATTCATTGTTGATTATGCAAAAGAACATACAAATTTACACCTTATTATTAGTAACTCCAATCGCAGTAAAAATGGAAGGTTATATTTACTAAACGAATTATTTCCACAAAATGAATATATACGCATACTCGTTCACTTTGACATTCCAGATGATATACTTTATGAAAGAGTGACTCGAAGCACGCGAAGTACAAATATTTTTAGAGGTAGCTATTCTAGTTTCAAAGAAGTTCTGAATTGGCAACAAGCTGAATCACTTCACGAAGATGTCGTAGATCCTGTAGAAAACGAGTCTGATTATTTGTTTGTTATTCGTAATAATAAAGATGTACACTCTACTATCGAAGAAATTGTTCATCTAGCTAAAGATGTGTCCCCTACTCCAAAATAA